Proteins from a genomic interval of Solea solea chromosome 10, fSolSol10.1, whole genome shotgun sequence:
- the r3hcc1l gene encoding coiled-coil domain-containing protein R3HCC1L, with product MELEQPKEDCAPTQSTPTPPSQSKRPSQALFVPKQRLQGSKDKVQTQGEVKPRPRPRYTDKARKNAKNKKDKAGGEETSAPVVGEDGGQAQEEWLQDTDVQVKGQSEPSSVEADGCSWLEATSPQEEKGEDESWDTLFNDDGDCLEPHLLEELAIKEGKKKESIQEARFDYYNMDQDEDDDDVDLREDEISHIVEIYDFPAEFKTEDLLKLFQCYQQRGFDIKWIDDKHALGLFSSPIAAREVLRSKHQLMKVRPLSKSSSAIKAKARSCSDYLLPAKERPQTSAALARKLVIGALGVKSNLTNEQREAERKKLQEAREQKRLAAKQRDDAWEGN from the exons atggAGTTGGAACAGCCAAAGGAAGACTGCGCTCCAACACAGTCAACACCCACACCTCCTTCTCAGTCAAAGAGGCCAAGTCAGGCCCTATTCGTCCCCAAACAGCGACTTCAGGGCTCCAAAGACAAAGTTCAGACTCAGGGAGAAGTAAAGCCGAGGCCCAGGCCTCGCTATACAGACAAGGCACGAAAGAACGCTAAGAACAAGAAAGACAAGGCTGGAGGGGAAGAGACGTCTGCACCCGTTGTAGGAGAAGATGGAGGTCAGGCACAGGAAGAGTGGCTACAGGATACAGATGTACAGGTGAAGGGGCAGTCTGAGCCTTCCAGTGTGGAGGCAGATGGTTGCTCATGGCTGGAAGCTACATCCCCTCAAGAGGAAAAGGGGGAAGACGAGAGCTGGGACACACTGTTTAATGATGATGGGGATTGTCTGGAGCCACACCTGCTTGAAGAG CTTGCTATcaaagaaggtaaaaaaaaagagtcaatcCAGGAGGCAAGATTCGATTATTATAATATGGACCAagatgaagacgatgatgacGTCGATCTAAGAGAGGATGAAATCTCTCACATCGTAGAGATCTATGACTTTCCTGCAGAATTTAAAACAGAGGATCTTCTCAAGTTATTTCAGTGCTACCA ACAGAGAGGCTTTGACATTAAATGGATTGATGACAAACACGCGTTGGGCCTCTTTTCAAGCCCCATAGCAG CCCGCGAAGTTTTAAGATCCAAACATCAACTGATGAAAGTGCGACCACTCTCCAAATCCTCCTCTGCCATAAAAGCCAAAGCCCGTAGCTGCTCAG ACTACCTCCTGCCTGCAAAAGAGAGACCTCAGACAAGTGCAGCGCTGGCACGAAAGCTTGTGATCGGTGCCCTCGGTGTGAAAAGCAACCTGACGAATGAGCAGCGCGAGGCAGAGCGCAAGAAACTCCAGGAAGCAAGAG AACAAAAGCGACTGGCAGCCAAACAGAGGGATGATGCTTGGGAGGGGAACTga
- the crtac1a gene encoding cartilage acidic protein 1a isoform X1 has product MVMWAPSRLLLLFGFWLRAQAQSSEPMFRVVTQTLLPADSLHNPTQLNYGMAVTDVDGDGDLEVVVAGYDGPNLVLKYNHTQKRLVNIAIDDSNSPYYALRDRAGNAIGVTACDVDGDGREEIYFLNTNNAYSGRATYSDKLFKFRNGRFEDLLSDELNVRRGVANHMAGRSVACVDRKGTGRYSVYVANYASGNIGPHALLEMDQAASDVSRGIVALSDVAAEAGVNKLTGGRGVVVGPILSPARSDIFCDNENGPNFLFKNNGDGTFVDMARPAGVEDRRQHGRGVALADFNGDGKTDIVYGNWNGPHRLFLQDSDSKFRNIATQGFATFSPVRTVIVADFDNDRELEVFFNNIAYRGNAPNRLFRVSRRTAADPSIQELNVGDAAEPQGRGTGGTVTDFDGDGQLDLLLAHGESSKQPISVFKVTQGSTNNWLRVIPRTQFGSFARGAKVTVFTNQSGALTHIIDGGSGYLCEMEPVAHFGLGNDEVKVLEVSWPDGSSMTRTVEPGEMNTVVEVAYPSEAETNVLANDTQCGQGFTVKNGHCAAMALFYNAARSTSASMFEASCATAVLLHWVLVLSVLGIVRGQ; this is encoded by the exons ATGGTGATGTGGGCTCCAAGTCGACTGCTCCTCCTGTTTGGTTTCTGGCTCCGGGCTCAAGCCCAGAGCTCAGAGCCGATGTTCAGGGTTGTAACGCAGACACTGCTTCCTGCAGACAGTCTGCACAACCCGACACAGCTCAACTATGGAATGGCCGTGACAGACGTGGATGGTGACGGTGACCTTGAGGTGGTGGTGGCAGG GTACGATGGGCCCAACCTGGTGCTAAAGTATAATCACACTCAGAAGAGGCTGGTAAACATTGCTATTGATGACAGTAACTCTCCATACTACGCCCTGAGGGACCGAGCAGGCAACGCTATCGGAGTTACAGCGTGTGATGTGGATGGAGACGGACGTGAGGAGATCTACTTCCTCAACACAAACAACGCCTACTCAG GACGCGCCACTTATTCAGACAAGCTCTTTAAGTTTCGGAACGGACGTTTTGAGGATCTTCTGAGCGATGAGCTCAATGTTCGCCGTGGGGttgccaatcacatggcagggCGTTCTGTGGCCTGTGTTGACAGAAAG GGAACAGGTCGTTACTCCGTGTACGTGGCCAATTATGCCAGCGGCAACATCGGCCCCCACGCTCTCTTAGAAATGGACCAGGCTGCCAGCGATGTGAGCCGGGGCATCGTCGCTCTGTCAGACGTGGCTGCGGAGGCGGGAGTCAACAAGCTCACAG GTGGCCGCGGCGTGGTGGTTGGTCCAATCCTTAGCCCGGCCAGGTCTGACATCTTCTGTGACAATGAGAATGGACCCAACTTCTTGTTCAAGAATAATGGAGATGGGACCTTTGTGGACATGGCCAGACCAGCAG GCGTGGAGGACAGACGCCAGCATGGCAGAGGAGTAGCCCTCGCTGACTTCAATGGCGATGGAAAGACGGACATCGTCTATGGCAACTGGAACGGCCCACACAGGCTTTTCCTGCAGGACAGTGACTCTAAATTCCGG AACATTGCGACTCAGGGATTTGCCACCTTCTCCCCCGTTCGCACAGTCATCGTCGCTGACTTTGATAATGACAGGGAGTTGGAGGTGTTTTTTAACAACATTGCATACAGAGGAAATGCCCCAAACAGACTGTTCAG GGTGTCAAGGAGAACTGCTGCAGACCCGTCGATTCAGGAGCTTAATGTGGGAGATGCTGCAGAGCCACAGGGGAGAGGAACAG GTGGCACTGTGACCGACTTTGATGGGGATGGACAGCTGGACCTGCTGCTGGCACATGGAGAGAGCTCCAAGCAGCCAATCTCCGTCTTCAAGGTCACACag gGCTCGACCAATAACTGGCTGCGGGTCATACCTCGCACCCAGTTTGGCTCTTTTGCCCGCGGTGCCAAGGTGACAGTCTTCACCAATCAGAGTGGAGCTCTGACACACATCATTGACGGAGGCTCCGGGTACCTGTGTGAGATGGAGCCCGTCGCCCACTTTGGTTTAG GAAACGATGAGGTGAAGGTGCTGGAGGTCTCCTGGCCAGATGGCAGCTCCATGACTCGGACTGTGGAGCCTGGTGAAATGAACACTGTTGTGGAAGTAGCCTATCCCAGCGAAGCAGAAACGAATGTACTGGCCAATGACACACAG tGTGGTCAAGGATTTACAGTAAAGAATGGCCACTGTGCAG CCATGGCTCTGTTTTACAATGCGGCCCgctccacttctgcctccatgtTTGAAGCCTCCTGTGCCACAGCAGTTTTACTGCACTGGGTCTTGGTACTCTCTGTACTGGGAATTGTCAGGGGTCAGTAG
- the crtac1a gene encoding cartilage acidic protein 1a isoform X3, with the protein MVMWAPSRLLLLFGFWLRAQAQSSEPMFRVVTQTLLPADSLHNPTQLNYGMAVTDVDGDGDLEVVVAGYDGPNLVLKYNHTQKRLVNIAIDDSNSPYYALRDRAGNAIGVTACDVDGDGREEIYFLNTNNAYSGRATYSDKLFKFRNGRFEDLLSDELNVRRGVANHMAGRSVACVDRKGTGRYSVYVANYASGNIGPHALLEMDQAASDVSRGIVALSDVAAEAGVNKLTGGRGVVVGPILSPARSDIFCDNENGPNFLFKNNGDGTFVDMARPAGVEDRRQHGRGVALADFNGDGKTDIVYGNWNGPHRLFLQDSDSKFRNIATQGFATFSPVRTVIVADFDNDRELEVFFNNIAYRGNAPNRLFRVSRRTAADPSIQELNVGDAAEPQGRGTGGTVTDFDGDGQLDLLLAHGESSKQPISVFKVTQGSTNNWLRVIPRTQFGSFARGAKVTVFTNQSGALTHIIDGGSGYLCEMEPVAHFGLGNDEVKVLEVSWPDGSSMTRTVEPGEMNTVVEVAYPSEAETNVLANDTQVRTLEPHHEL; encoded by the exons ATGGTGATGTGGGCTCCAAGTCGACTGCTCCTCCTGTTTGGTTTCTGGCTCCGGGCTCAAGCCCAGAGCTCAGAGCCGATGTTCAGGGTTGTAACGCAGACACTGCTTCCTGCAGACAGTCTGCACAACCCGACACAGCTCAACTATGGAATGGCCGTGACAGACGTGGATGGTGACGGTGACCTTGAGGTGGTGGTGGCAGG GTACGATGGGCCCAACCTGGTGCTAAAGTATAATCACACTCAGAAGAGGCTGGTAAACATTGCTATTGATGACAGTAACTCTCCATACTACGCCCTGAGGGACCGAGCAGGCAACGCTATCGGAGTTACAGCGTGTGATGTGGATGGAGACGGACGTGAGGAGATCTACTTCCTCAACACAAACAACGCCTACTCAG GACGCGCCACTTATTCAGACAAGCTCTTTAAGTTTCGGAACGGACGTTTTGAGGATCTTCTGAGCGATGAGCTCAATGTTCGCCGTGGGGttgccaatcacatggcagggCGTTCTGTGGCCTGTGTTGACAGAAAG GGAACAGGTCGTTACTCCGTGTACGTGGCCAATTATGCCAGCGGCAACATCGGCCCCCACGCTCTCTTAGAAATGGACCAGGCTGCCAGCGATGTGAGCCGGGGCATCGTCGCTCTGTCAGACGTGGCTGCGGAGGCGGGAGTCAACAAGCTCACAG GTGGCCGCGGCGTGGTGGTTGGTCCAATCCTTAGCCCGGCCAGGTCTGACATCTTCTGTGACAATGAGAATGGACCCAACTTCTTGTTCAAGAATAATGGAGATGGGACCTTTGTGGACATGGCCAGACCAGCAG GCGTGGAGGACAGACGCCAGCATGGCAGAGGAGTAGCCCTCGCTGACTTCAATGGCGATGGAAAGACGGACATCGTCTATGGCAACTGGAACGGCCCACACAGGCTTTTCCTGCAGGACAGTGACTCTAAATTCCGG AACATTGCGACTCAGGGATTTGCCACCTTCTCCCCCGTTCGCACAGTCATCGTCGCTGACTTTGATAATGACAGGGAGTTGGAGGTGTTTTTTAACAACATTGCATACAGAGGAAATGCCCCAAACAGACTGTTCAG GGTGTCAAGGAGAACTGCTGCAGACCCGTCGATTCAGGAGCTTAATGTGGGAGATGCTGCAGAGCCACAGGGGAGAGGAACAG GTGGCACTGTGACCGACTTTGATGGGGATGGACAGCTGGACCTGCTGCTGGCACATGGAGAGAGCTCCAAGCAGCCAATCTCCGTCTTCAAGGTCACACag gGCTCGACCAATAACTGGCTGCGGGTCATACCTCGCACCCAGTTTGGCTCTTTTGCCCGCGGTGCCAAGGTGACAGTCTTCACCAATCAGAGTGGAGCTCTGACACACATCATTGACGGAGGCTCCGGGTACCTGTGTGAGATGGAGCCCGTCGCCCACTTTGGTTTAG GAAACGATGAGGTGAAGGTGCTGGAGGTCTCCTGGCCAGATGGCAGCTCCATGACTCGGACTGTGGAGCCTGGTGAAATGAACACTGTTGTGGAAGTAGCCTATCCCAGCGAAGCAGAAACGAATGTACTGGCCAATGACACACAGGTACGCACTTTGGAGCCACATCATGAATTATGA
- the crtac1a gene encoding cartilage acidic protein 1a isoform X2, translating to MVMWAPSRLLLLFGFWLRAQAQSSEPMFRVVTQTLLPADSLHNPTQLNYGMAVTDVDGDGDLEVVVAGYDGPNLVLKYNHTQKRLVNIAIDDSNSPYYALRDRAGNAIGVTACDVDGDGREEIYFLNTNNAYSGRATYSDKLFKFRNGRFEDLLSDELNVRRGVANHMAGRSVACVDRKGTGRYSVYVANYASGNIGPHALLEMDQAASDVSRGIVALSDVAAEAGVNKLTGGRGVVVGPILSPARSDIFCDNENGPNFLFKNNGDGTFVDMARPAGVEDRRQHGRGVALADFNGDGKTDIVYGNWNGPHRLFLQDSDSKFRNIATQGFATFSPVRTVIVADFDNDRELEVFFNNIAYRGNAPNRLFRVSRRTAADPSIQELNVGDAAEPQGRGTGGTVTDFDGDGQLDLLLAHGESSKQPISVFKVTQGSTNNWLRVIPRTQFGSFARGAKVTVFTNQSGALTHIIDGGSGYLCEMEPVAHFGLGNDEVKVLEVSWPDGSSMTRTVEPGEMNTVVEVAYPSEAETNVLANDTQCGQGFTVKNGHCAGL from the exons ATGGTGATGTGGGCTCCAAGTCGACTGCTCCTCCTGTTTGGTTTCTGGCTCCGGGCTCAAGCCCAGAGCTCAGAGCCGATGTTCAGGGTTGTAACGCAGACACTGCTTCCTGCAGACAGTCTGCACAACCCGACACAGCTCAACTATGGAATGGCCGTGACAGACGTGGATGGTGACGGTGACCTTGAGGTGGTGGTGGCAGG GTACGATGGGCCCAACCTGGTGCTAAAGTATAATCACACTCAGAAGAGGCTGGTAAACATTGCTATTGATGACAGTAACTCTCCATACTACGCCCTGAGGGACCGAGCAGGCAACGCTATCGGAGTTACAGCGTGTGATGTGGATGGAGACGGACGTGAGGAGATCTACTTCCTCAACACAAACAACGCCTACTCAG GACGCGCCACTTATTCAGACAAGCTCTTTAAGTTTCGGAACGGACGTTTTGAGGATCTTCTGAGCGATGAGCTCAATGTTCGCCGTGGGGttgccaatcacatggcagggCGTTCTGTGGCCTGTGTTGACAGAAAG GGAACAGGTCGTTACTCCGTGTACGTGGCCAATTATGCCAGCGGCAACATCGGCCCCCACGCTCTCTTAGAAATGGACCAGGCTGCCAGCGATGTGAGCCGGGGCATCGTCGCTCTGTCAGACGTGGCTGCGGAGGCGGGAGTCAACAAGCTCACAG GTGGCCGCGGCGTGGTGGTTGGTCCAATCCTTAGCCCGGCCAGGTCTGACATCTTCTGTGACAATGAGAATGGACCCAACTTCTTGTTCAAGAATAATGGAGATGGGACCTTTGTGGACATGGCCAGACCAGCAG GCGTGGAGGACAGACGCCAGCATGGCAGAGGAGTAGCCCTCGCTGACTTCAATGGCGATGGAAAGACGGACATCGTCTATGGCAACTGGAACGGCCCACACAGGCTTTTCCTGCAGGACAGTGACTCTAAATTCCGG AACATTGCGACTCAGGGATTTGCCACCTTCTCCCCCGTTCGCACAGTCATCGTCGCTGACTTTGATAATGACAGGGAGTTGGAGGTGTTTTTTAACAACATTGCATACAGAGGAAATGCCCCAAACAGACTGTTCAG GGTGTCAAGGAGAACTGCTGCAGACCCGTCGATTCAGGAGCTTAATGTGGGAGATGCTGCAGAGCCACAGGGGAGAGGAACAG GTGGCACTGTGACCGACTTTGATGGGGATGGACAGCTGGACCTGCTGCTGGCACATGGAGAGAGCTCCAAGCAGCCAATCTCCGTCTTCAAGGTCACACag gGCTCGACCAATAACTGGCTGCGGGTCATACCTCGCACCCAGTTTGGCTCTTTTGCCCGCGGTGCCAAGGTGACAGTCTTCACCAATCAGAGTGGAGCTCTGACACACATCATTGACGGAGGCTCCGGGTACCTGTGTGAGATGGAGCCCGTCGCCCACTTTGGTTTAG GAAACGATGAGGTGAAGGTGCTGGAGGTCTCCTGGCCAGATGGCAGCTCCATGACTCGGACTGTGGAGCCTGGTGAAATGAACACTGTTGTGGAAGTAGCCTATCCCAGCGAAGCAGAAACGAATGTACTGGCCAATGACACACAG tGTGGTCAAGGATTTACAGTAAAGAATGGCCACTGTGCAG gTCTGTGA
- the golga7ba gene encoding golgin A7 family, member Ba yields the protein MATEFHNLQELRHSASLANKVFIQRDYSEGTTCKFQTKFPSELESRIERTLFEDTVKTLNNYYAEAEKIGGQSYLEGCLACATAYLIFLCMETRYEKVLKKIGKYIQEQNEKIYAPRGLLITDPIERGMRVIEISIYEDRGSSGSSSGSSSVSGSTAR from the exons TTCCACAACCTGCAGGAGTTGAGGCACAGTGCGTCTCTGGCCAACAAAGTCTTCATCCAGAGAGACTACAGCGAAGGAACCACCTGCAAGTTTCAGACCAAGTTCCCCTCGGAGCTGGAGAGCAGG ATTGAGCGGACGCTGTTCGAGGACACTGTGAAGACTCTGAATAACTACTATGCAGAGGCAGAAAAGATAGGAGGACAGTCGTACCTTGAGGGATGTCTGGCCTGCGCTACAGCATATCTCATCTTCCTCTGCATGGAGACGCGTTATGAGAAG GTGTTGAAGAAGATAGGCAAGTACATTCAGGAGCAGAATGAGAAGATCTATGCTCCCAGAGGCCTGCTCATCACAGACCCCATTGAACGGGGGATGCGCGTC ATAGAGATTTCCATCTATGAAGATCGGGGTTCCAGTGGCTCCAGCTCAGggagcagctctgtgtctgGCAGCACTGCTCGATGA